The following proteins come from a genomic window of Dysidea avara chromosome 12, odDysAvar1.4, whole genome shotgun sequence:
- the LOC136240498 gene encoding epidermal growth factor receptor-like isoform X2, whose amino-acid sequence MLGLNTASFEVTLLLIAVGAYATLSCPARDFCDGLRLQETVAGFSSKEIFLEVMSTMYCGCRVVDGSVNIIRRLDETYSSTDFEFLSSVEEIGDTLNIQNINVTDNITLPNVRLIRGRNLIDYLIDPTGNPALFIQNVTTPVYLPKLTEITFGEVYILTVSSCNHRGVLWEDILTDPNSQYQDIGNDHCPSSTDIIASDCSHCEYQYCWSSELCQTLTKNFGTCFEDCSTRRCYLNIAENPQCCSRECAAGCVGPNNNQCTACDNFDNNGTCVTNCPPREVYNPGTETFENNDNFRFHSGSLCVESCPITRFEQGTFCVSECEPGFQTVGRVCEPCPNGVCVGGRVCRGVDGSLLPAAVQSFSGCTIVNGDLTFSVVTYEQFIQQSLNLTQAKEHLSSIEVILGRLSISFWGEEVFDYLPNLMYIGGFEGDTALPDTYLDSLIISDNNPTFSTLLTVSLTQIHFPKLVEISVLGVYVVNNPTLCYIGELEYYITSHNLTVLYDGATAVRPYRECVAAGMSCHSQCNETYRCWGPADTDCVVCKVYLYRNGAEHICVDSCESTRLQFPALFLYVDNSTMTCEVCHEECNDSCSGPTPSDCFGRCKNFALPTANNTITCVSQCPLGTYPNYTNFCLPCNSVCVLQTGCTGPSDRLEDGGCNHCYHVLRNETLGQVRCLPDNGCIDRTFLNLPFDPAEPFPFPTRFCDPCHEHCQSCSGPEAHQCSQCLVASREDSQGRSICVGSCEDGEYVSAKRCLLCHEECDGCIGGSQQECIACQNIKNYLSDGDSFECLSSGRCPSNKYENMINLTCDQCHPYCAECAGPESTNCTSCNDPPGYTIIPPEGDDLGLFGCCDSNSMAVQENQTCIPEVSIAPIVSEDETPVGAIIGGALGGLVLITCIIIIIIITSKELYKFYFLPVTLKQVAENPLYERSPFSGMKVEEILQPPKAAPNQTRLIVVSETALEIGKELGSGAFGTVYKGCWQPEGDTHKYTVAIKVMKEGTSAQSQNELLQEGVTMASIDNEYVVRLFCVCLGTRIMLVSEFVPFGSLHDHLRKYDSQFNARTLLTFAAQIASGMKYLVSIRMVHRDLAARNVLVEGLEHVKITDFGLTRILDVGETTYKSAGGMLPFRWLAPESLGYGVFTHKSDVWAYGVTIWEILTFGAIPYPTLPPSWQGSPDARPSFTDLEIIMNGFLTDPIRYILTVIDKQLENYSGLPTVKLGRSKSHYESSFSREAVSGYGYPSELSTLPELAFSEDEALGSDEAANLVSQEEVKDQHTTNAQILLQIDNRQNRVEDENYDTEPNEFAGDRQTIDRDALLPEMNVPCHQQVDGHEVNCSEYVAVTQDMLPSLAREN is encoded by the exons ATGCTTGGCCTGAACACCGCTTCCTTTGAGGTCACCTTACTGCTGATTGCTGTTGGCGCCTATGCCACTTTAAGTTGTCCAGCAAGAG ATTTTTGTGATGGTCTCAGACTACAAGAAACTGTTGCTGGATTttcatcaaaggaaatattctTAGAAGTTATGAGTACTATGTATTGTGGGTGTAGGGTGGTTGATGGAAGTGTTAACATTATCAGACGACTGGATGAGACTTATAGCTCAACAGATTTTGAATTCCTGTCTAGTGTGGAGGAAATTggtgacacattaaatattcaGAACATCAATGTAACTGATAATATAACACTACCAAATGTACGACTGATCAGAGGACGTAACTTGATAGATTATTTAATAGACCCTACAGGAAATCCAGCATTATTTATTCAAAATGTAACCACACCAGTGTACCTACCAAAACTGACAGAGATAACATTTGGAGAAGTGTACATTTTGACTGTTAGCTCTTGTAATCACAGAGGTGTCCTGTGGGAGGATATTCTTACTGACCCTAACAGTCAATATCAAGACATAGGAAATGATCATTGTCCTA GCAGTACAGACATTATTGCTAGTGACTGTTCACACTGTGAGTACCAATATTGTTGGAGCTCAGAATTGTGTCAAACTT TGACAAAGAATTTTGGCACTTGCTTTGAAGACTGTTCAACTAGGAGGTGTTACCTTAACATTGCAGAGAATCCTCAGTGTTGTAGTAGAGAATGTGCAGCTGGTTGTGTGGGACCTAATAATAACCAGTGTACC GCCTGTGACAATTTTGACAACAATGGTACCTGTGTAACTAACTGTCCTCCAAGAGAGGTATACAATCCTGGAACTGAAACATTTGAGAATAATGATAATTTTAGATTTCATTCTGGTTCACTCTGTGTAGAGTCATGTCCTA TTACTCGCTTTGAACAAGGAACATTTTGTGTAAGTGAGTGTGAACCAGGTTTCCAAACAGTGGGACGTGTTTGTGAACCATGTCCAAATGGAGTGTGTGTGGGAGGAAGAG TGTGTAGAGGAGTAGATGGATCATTACTACCTGCAGCAGTTCAGTCATTCTCTGGATGTACTATTGTAAATGGTGACCTCACTTTTAGTGTTGTAACTTATGAACAGTTTAT TCAGCAAAGTCTCAACCTAACACAAGCAAAAGAACACCTTTCCAGCATTGAAGTCATTTTAGGACGACTATCTATAAGCTTTTGGGGAGAAGAAGTGTTTGACTATCTTCCTAACCTCATGTACATTGGAGGATTTGAGGGGGACACTGCCTTACCGGATACTTATCTTGATTCTCTGATCATCAGTGACAACAACCCAACCTTCAGTACCTTACTTACTGTCAGTTTGACACAAATAcactttcccaaacttgtagagatatcagtgcTGGGTGTTTATGTAGTCAACAATCCTACCTTGTGTTATATTGGAGAGTTGGAATATTACATAACATCACATAACCTGACAGTTTTATATGATGGTGCTACAGCAGTGAGACCTTACAGGGAATGTG TTGCTGCAGGAATGTCATGTCACAGCCAGTGTAATGAGACATATCGGTGTTGGGGTCCAGCTGATACtgactgtgtagtgtgtaaaGTTTACCTGTACAGGAATGGAGCTGAACATATCTGTGTTGACTCCTGTGAGTCCACTAGACTACAATTCCCAGCCCT ATTCTTGTATGTTGACAACTCTACAATGACATGTGAAGTGTGTCATGAAGAGTGTAATGATTCTTGTTCTGGTCCA ACACCTAGTGACTGTTTTGGTCGATGTAAGAactttgctcttcctactgccAACAACACTATCACTTGTGTTTCACAGTGTCCATTAGGTACTTATCCTAATTACACTAACTTCTGCCTTCCTTGTAACAGTGTGTGCGTACTACAAACTGGATGTACTGGTCCTAGTGATCGTTTAGAAGATGGTGGATGTAATCATTGTTATCATGTGTTGAGAAATGAGACTTTAGGTCAAGTTAGATGTTTACCAGATAATGGTTGTATTGacagaacatttttgaatcttcCATTTGATCCTGCTGAACCATTTCCATTCCCAACAAGGTTTTGTGATCCTTGTCATGAACATTGTCAATCTTGTAGTGGACCTGAGGCCCATCAATGTTCACAATGTTTAGTAGCATCAAGAGAAGATAGTCAAGGTCGTTccatttgtgttggtagttgtGAAGATGGAGAATATGTCAGTGCCAAACGTTGTCTATTATGTCATGAAGAGTGTGATGGATGTATTGGTGGGAGTCAACAAGAATGTATTGCTTGTCAGAATATTAAGAACTATTTGAGCGATGGTGATAGTTTTGAGTGTTTATCTTCAGGAAGATGTCCCAGTAACAAATATGAGAATATGATTAATTTAACATGTGATCAATGTCATCCTTATTGTGCAGAATGTGCTGGTCCAGAGTCCACCAATTGTACATCATGTAATGATCCTCCAGGATATACCATCATTCCACCAGAGGGTGATGATCTAGGACTATTTGGTTGTTGTGATTCTAACTCTATGGCAGTACAAGAAAATCAAACATGTATTCCAGAAGTATCCATTGCTCCAATTGT GAGTGAAGATGAAACTCCAGTGGGTGCAATAATTGGAGGTGCATTAGGTGGACTAGTACTGATAACAtgtatcataataattattatcataacCAGTAAGGAATTATACAAATTTTACTTTTTACCAGTTACACTCAAACAG GTAGCTGAAAATCCACTGTATGAAAGGTCTCCATTTTCTGGCATGAAAGTAGAAGAG ATATTACAACCTCCAAAAGCAGCCCCCAATCAAACACGACTTATTGTAGTCTCAGAGACTGCACTGGAAATAGGAAAAGAACTTGGAAGTGGAGCCTTTGGAACTGTTTATAAA GGTTGCTGGCAACCTGAGGGAGATACTCACAAGTATACTGTGGCTATTAAAGTAATGAAGGAAGGAACATCTGCTCAGTCTCAAAATGAATTACTGCAG GAAGGAGTCACTATGGCTTCCATTGATAATGAATATGTTGTACGACTGTTTTGTGTATGTCTTGGAACAAGAATAATGCTTGTGTCTGAGTTTGTGCCATTTGGATCACTGCATGATCATTTGAGAAAGTATGACTCACAGTTCAATGCAAGAACACTATTGACATTTGCAGCTCAAATTGCTTCG GGTATGAAATATCTGGTGAGCATAAGGATGGTACATCGTGATTTAGCTGCCAGAAATGTGTTAG TTGAAGGACTAGAACATGTTAAGATTACTGATTTTGGTCTTACACGGATCCTTGATGTTGGAGAAACAACCTATAAATCAGCAGGTGGTATGCTACCGTTCAGATGGCTAGCACCAGAATCTCTTGGGTATGGAGTGTTCACTCACAAATCTGATGTGTGGGCATATG GAGTAACAATATGGGAGATACTCACATTTGGTGCCATTCCCTATCCAACTTTACCACCAA GTTGGCAGGGTAGTCCTGATGCTCGTCCGTCCTTCACAGACTTAGAAATTATAATGAATGGTTTTCTAACTGACCCAATCAGATACATCCTCACAGTA ATTGATAAACAACTGGAAAACTACAGTGGCTTGCCTACTGTCAAATTAGGGAGAAGCAAAAGTCATTATGAGAGCTCATTTTCAAGGGAAGCAGTCAGTGGCTATGGATATCCATCAGAACTGAGCACACTACCAGAACTTGCCTTCTCTGAG GATGAAGCACTTGGAAGTGATGAAGCAGCTAATTTAGTCAGTCAGGAAGAAGTTAAGGATCAACACACCACAAATG CTCAAATACTGTTGCAAATTGATAACAGACAGAACAGAGTAGAAGATGAAAATTATGATACTGAACCCAATGAATTTGCTGGTGACAGGCAAACAATTGATAGGGATGCTTTACTACCTGAAATGAATGTTCCTTGTCATCAACAAGTTGATGGACATGAAGTGAACTGTTCAGAGTACGTCGCAGTGACACAAGACATGTTACCTTCATTGGCACGAGAAAACTAA
- the LOC136240498 gene encoding epidermal growth factor receptor-like isoform X1, with amino-acid sequence MLGLNTASFEVTLLLIAVGAYATLSCPARDFCDGLRLQETVAGFSSKEIFLEVMSTMYCGCRVVDGSVNIIRRLDETYSSTDFEFLSSVEEIGDTLNIQNINVTDNITLPNVRLIRGRNLIDYLIDPTGNPALFIQNVTTPVYLPKLTEITFGEVYILTVSSCNHRGVLWEDILTDPNSQYQDIGNDHCPSSTDIIASDCSHCEYQYCWSSELCQTLTKNFGTCFEDCSTRRCYLNIAENPQCCSRECAAGCVGPNNNQCTACDNFDNNGTCVTNCPPREVYNPGTETFENNDNFRFHSGSLCVESCPITRFEQGTFCVSECEPGFQTVGRVCEPCPNGVCVGGRVCRGVDGSLLPAAVQSFSGCTIVNGDLTFSVVTYEQFIQQSLNLTQAKEHLSSIEVILGRLSISFWGEEVFDYLPNLMYIGGFEGDTALPDTYLDSLIISDNNPTFSTLLTVSLTQIHFPKLVEISVLGVYVVNNPTLCYIGELEYYITSHNLTVLYDGATAVRPYRECVAAGMSCHSQCNETYRCWGPADTDCVVCKVYLYRNGAEHICVDSCESTRLQFPALFLYVDNSTMTCEVCHEECNDSCSGPTPSDCFGRCKNFALPTANNTITCVSQCPLGTYPNYTNFCLPCNSVCVLQTGCTGPSDRLEDGGCNHCYHVLRNETLGQVRCLPDNGCIDRTFLNLPFDPAEPFPFPTRFCDPCHEHCQSCSGPEAHQCSQCLVASREDSQGRSICVGSCEDGEYVSAKRCLLCHEECDGCIGGSQQECIACQNIKNYLSDGDSFECLSSGRCPSNKYENMINLTCDQCHPYCAECAGPESTNCTSCNDPPGYTIIPPEGDDLGLFGCCDSNSMAVQENQTCIPEVSIAPIVSEDETPVGAIIGGALGGLVLITCIIIIIIITSKELYKFYFLPVTLKQVAENPLYERSPFSGMKVEEILQPPKAAPNQTRLIVVSETALEIGKELGSGAFGTVYKGCWQPEGDTHKYTVAIKVMKEGTSAQSQNELLQEGVTMASIDNEYVVRLFCVCLGTRIMLVSEFVPFGSLHDHLRKYDSQFNARTLLTFAAQIASGMKYLVSIRMVHRDLAARNVLVEGLEHVKITDFGLTRILDVGETTYKSAGGMLPFRWLAPESLGYGVFTHKSDVWAYGVTIWEILTFGAIPYPTLPPSELFCALQSGKRLKQPQTCTLDLYAVLVKCWQGSPDARPSFTDLEIIMNGFLTDPIRYILTVIDKQLENYSGLPTVKLGRSKSHYESSFSREAVSGYGYPSELSTLPELAFSEDEALGSDEAANLVSQEEVKDQHTTNAQILLQIDNRQNRVEDENYDTEPNEFAGDRQTIDRDALLPEMNVPCHQQVDGHEVNCSEYVAVTQDMLPSLAREN; translated from the exons ATGCTTGGCCTGAACACCGCTTCCTTTGAGGTCACCTTACTGCTGATTGCTGTTGGCGCCTATGCCACTTTAAGTTGTCCAGCAAGAG ATTTTTGTGATGGTCTCAGACTACAAGAAACTGTTGCTGGATTttcatcaaaggaaatattctTAGAAGTTATGAGTACTATGTATTGTGGGTGTAGGGTGGTTGATGGAAGTGTTAACATTATCAGACGACTGGATGAGACTTATAGCTCAACAGATTTTGAATTCCTGTCTAGTGTGGAGGAAATTggtgacacattaaatattcaGAACATCAATGTAACTGATAATATAACACTACCAAATGTACGACTGATCAGAGGACGTAACTTGATAGATTATTTAATAGACCCTACAGGAAATCCAGCATTATTTATTCAAAATGTAACCACACCAGTGTACCTACCAAAACTGACAGAGATAACATTTGGAGAAGTGTACATTTTGACTGTTAGCTCTTGTAATCACAGAGGTGTCCTGTGGGAGGATATTCTTACTGACCCTAACAGTCAATATCAAGACATAGGAAATGATCATTGTCCTA GCAGTACAGACATTATTGCTAGTGACTGTTCACACTGTGAGTACCAATATTGTTGGAGCTCAGAATTGTGTCAAACTT TGACAAAGAATTTTGGCACTTGCTTTGAAGACTGTTCAACTAGGAGGTGTTACCTTAACATTGCAGAGAATCCTCAGTGTTGTAGTAGAGAATGTGCAGCTGGTTGTGTGGGACCTAATAATAACCAGTGTACC GCCTGTGACAATTTTGACAACAATGGTACCTGTGTAACTAACTGTCCTCCAAGAGAGGTATACAATCCTGGAACTGAAACATTTGAGAATAATGATAATTTTAGATTTCATTCTGGTTCACTCTGTGTAGAGTCATGTCCTA TTACTCGCTTTGAACAAGGAACATTTTGTGTAAGTGAGTGTGAACCAGGTTTCCAAACAGTGGGACGTGTTTGTGAACCATGTCCAAATGGAGTGTGTGTGGGAGGAAGAG TGTGTAGAGGAGTAGATGGATCATTACTACCTGCAGCAGTTCAGTCATTCTCTGGATGTACTATTGTAAATGGTGACCTCACTTTTAGTGTTGTAACTTATGAACAGTTTAT TCAGCAAAGTCTCAACCTAACACAAGCAAAAGAACACCTTTCCAGCATTGAAGTCATTTTAGGACGACTATCTATAAGCTTTTGGGGAGAAGAAGTGTTTGACTATCTTCCTAACCTCATGTACATTGGAGGATTTGAGGGGGACACTGCCTTACCGGATACTTATCTTGATTCTCTGATCATCAGTGACAACAACCCAACCTTCAGTACCTTACTTACTGTCAGTTTGACACAAATAcactttcccaaacttgtagagatatcagtgcTGGGTGTTTATGTAGTCAACAATCCTACCTTGTGTTATATTGGAGAGTTGGAATATTACATAACATCACATAACCTGACAGTTTTATATGATGGTGCTACAGCAGTGAGACCTTACAGGGAATGTG TTGCTGCAGGAATGTCATGTCACAGCCAGTGTAATGAGACATATCGGTGTTGGGGTCCAGCTGATACtgactgtgtagtgtgtaaaGTTTACCTGTACAGGAATGGAGCTGAACATATCTGTGTTGACTCCTGTGAGTCCACTAGACTACAATTCCCAGCCCT ATTCTTGTATGTTGACAACTCTACAATGACATGTGAAGTGTGTCATGAAGAGTGTAATGATTCTTGTTCTGGTCCA ACACCTAGTGACTGTTTTGGTCGATGTAAGAactttgctcttcctactgccAACAACACTATCACTTGTGTTTCACAGTGTCCATTAGGTACTTATCCTAATTACACTAACTTCTGCCTTCCTTGTAACAGTGTGTGCGTACTACAAACTGGATGTACTGGTCCTAGTGATCGTTTAGAAGATGGTGGATGTAATCATTGTTATCATGTGTTGAGAAATGAGACTTTAGGTCAAGTTAGATGTTTACCAGATAATGGTTGTATTGacagaacatttttgaatcttcCATTTGATCCTGCTGAACCATTTCCATTCCCAACAAGGTTTTGTGATCCTTGTCATGAACATTGTCAATCTTGTAGTGGACCTGAGGCCCATCAATGTTCACAATGTTTAGTAGCATCAAGAGAAGATAGTCAAGGTCGTTccatttgtgttggtagttgtGAAGATGGAGAATATGTCAGTGCCAAACGTTGTCTATTATGTCATGAAGAGTGTGATGGATGTATTGGTGGGAGTCAACAAGAATGTATTGCTTGTCAGAATATTAAGAACTATTTGAGCGATGGTGATAGTTTTGAGTGTTTATCTTCAGGAAGATGTCCCAGTAACAAATATGAGAATATGATTAATTTAACATGTGATCAATGTCATCCTTATTGTGCAGAATGTGCTGGTCCAGAGTCCACCAATTGTACATCATGTAATGATCCTCCAGGATATACCATCATTCCACCAGAGGGTGATGATCTAGGACTATTTGGTTGTTGTGATTCTAACTCTATGGCAGTACAAGAAAATCAAACATGTATTCCAGAAGTATCCATTGCTCCAATTGT GAGTGAAGATGAAACTCCAGTGGGTGCAATAATTGGAGGTGCATTAGGTGGACTAGTACTGATAACAtgtatcataataattattatcataacCAGTAAGGAATTATACAAATTTTACTTTTTACCAGTTACACTCAAACAG GTAGCTGAAAATCCACTGTATGAAAGGTCTCCATTTTCTGGCATGAAAGTAGAAGAG ATATTACAACCTCCAAAAGCAGCCCCCAATCAAACACGACTTATTGTAGTCTCAGAGACTGCACTGGAAATAGGAAAAGAACTTGGAAGTGGAGCCTTTGGAACTGTTTATAAA GGTTGCTGGCAACCTGAGGGAGATACTCACAAGTATACTGTGGCTATTAAAGTAATGAAGGAAGGAACATCTGCTCAGTCTCAAAATGAATTACTGCAG GAAGGAGTCACTATGGCTTCCATTGATAATGAATATGTTGTACGACTGTTTTGTGTATGTCTTGGAACAAGAATAATGCTTGTGTCTGAGTTTGTGCCATTTGGATCACTGCATGATCATTTGAGAAAGTATGACTCACAGTTCAATGCAAGAACACTATTGACATTTGCAGCTCAAATTGCTTCG GGTATGAAATATCTGGTGAGCATAAGGATGGTACATCGTGATTTAGCTGCCAGAAATGTGTTAG TTGAAGGACTAGAACATGTTAAGATTACTGATTTTGGTCTTACACGGATCCTTGATGTTGGAGAAACAACCTATAAATCAGCAGGTGGTATGCTACCGTTCAGATGGCTAGCACCAGAATCTCTTGGGTATGGAGTGTTCACTCACAAATCTGATGTGTGGGCATATG GAGTAACAATATGGGAGATACTCACATTTGGTGCCATTCCCTATCCAACTTTACCACCAAGTGAGCTATTTTGTGCACTGCAGAGTGGGAAGAGACTAAAGCAACCCCAGACTTGCACGCTTGATCTCTATGCTGTACTAGTAAAAT GTTGGCAGGGTAGTCCTGATGCTCGTCCGTCCTTCACAGACTTAGAAATTATAATGAATGGTTTTCTAACTGACCCAATCAGATACATCCTCACAGTA ATTGATAAACAACTGGAAAACTACAGTGGCTTGCCTACTGTCAAATTAGGGAGAAGCAAAAGTCATTATGAGAGCTCATTTTCAAGGGAAGCAGTCAGTGGCTATGGATATCCATCAGAACTGAGCACACTACCAGAACTTGCCTTCTCTGAG GATGAAGCACTTGGAAGTGATGAAGCAGCTAATTTAGTCAGTCAGGAAGAAGTTAAGGATCAACACACCACAAATG CTCAAATACTGTTGCAAATTGATAACAGACAGAACAGAGTAGAAGATGAAAATTATGATACTGAACCCAATGAATTTGCTGGTGACAGGCAAACAATTGATAGGGATGCTTTACTACCTGAAATGAATGTTCCTTGTCATCAACAAGTTGATGGACATGAAGTGAACTGTTCAGAGTACGTCGCAGTGACACAAGACATGTTACCTTCATTGGCACGAGAAAACTAA